In the genome of Carya illinoinensis cultivar Pawnee chromosome 13, C.illinoinensisPawnee_v1, whole genome shotgun sequence, the window ACAATATTTTTGTCAGCATGGCCCCGCAACTCCTCCAACCACCTGGTAACGTGATCAAACGATTGACGCTTGGTTATGTCATAAACTAGCATCGCCCCCACTGCACCTCTGTAGTACGCACTGGTCACCGCCCTATATCTGTTATTACCACCATAAACATGAGCTGAGCATGACAAACATATCTTGTAATGCAAACCaaatagacatatatatataagtaataagtCATATAtgaaccctctctctctctctctctctccctctctctctctctctctctctctctataactGAAACAGTGCCACGTTCAATCATTTTGGATTAACAAGGTAAACCCTGTTTTCTATTTTAACCTGTCAAAAACCTCGCCTCCAATTTAAGCCGGGTATTTTTAGCCTCCACCTTATTGAAGTAATCTGTGCTCCACCAGAGTTAAGTCATCCCCCCACTCTTCCCTTCCCTTTTTCTTCTATCATCTCAACTTCAATCTACACTAGCTTACAAGTTATCACTAGTTCCATTGCTGATCTTCTCTAACTGATGACTCTATGGTCTCATTGAGCAGTATCAGACAATATTCTCTCACTGATATACATATTGACACCATTCAGAGCTCTAATACCACCAAAAAGAACTTGTACCTGCCAACTTTAATGCACTGATTTACTGACAGCGTCATACCAATCCCCTGCAACCCGATTTTCAGATCGCTCTAATTTTCCTCCTGACAACTTTCCAGTAAAATATGAACAAGAGGATCTACAACGACCATGGAAACTACATTGCCACCAACTCTTGTATAATCTTTTTAGACCAACTACTTAGCCCAACCCAATAGTCCTTAGGTTCCTATCAACATCTCACCTAAACCAGAAATCATAAATAGCCAAATTTCAAACCAGTGAAACGCCATGTTCGAGCATATCATTAAGGTCATTCTCGCATCACTTTTTCCGGTTCCTAAAGCCAGACCTACGCCTACCCAGTACTTCAGAAACCACTTAAACAGGCAGCGGGGCTTTGACATAACATACTGAACACCACCCTCGACTAAAAGCAAAGCCAGCGATTTTGAGGCAATTACGAAAGATAAACCACTCGGCCAAATCCTTTAGACCCGGTTACACTATTTTAAATCACACAATGTCGGCTGGAAAAAGGAAATACCTTTCCTGACCAGCAGTGTCCCAAATCTGAGCCTTGACGGTCTTGTGGTCGATGAGGAGCGTCTTGGTCTGGAACTCGACCCCAATCGTGGCCTTGGACTCCAGACTGAACTCGTTCCTGGTGAAACGCGCCAAGAGCTGCGACTTCCCGACGGCCGAGTCTCCGATCATGACCACCTTCAGCACGTAGTCGATCTTCTGGTTATAATTGCCCTGCCCCAACATATTCGACACCTCTCAGTCTCAGTTCTATAATTCAAAGACCGAATCCAATAAGTGTTCGATGAGCTTCTCTCCCGATCGATCggtggaggattttgatttttcaGGAGGAGAGCAGTACAAAGAGGGAAAACGTGAAAGACGTCGATGATGAGCCTAACAGAAGGTCAAAAAGGTTGAAGTAGGAGCTCGCAAGAACCATAGATATGGGAGCGATTGCATCGAACGACTCCGAGATTTACAGTAGACATAGaaagtttagagagagagaaaatggaaCGGAAGCGGAAGGAACGACGAAAGGAAGAAAGGCATGTGAAAGCAAACAGTTGGCTACAAACATCTGTCTTGGGAGCCTGTTTCAGATCCAGAACCCTAGCTGAAGATTATTCCCAGATCGGTAACAGGGGAGGACAAATTGCATATGCTGCGTCTCCCTTGCGTGGAAGAGGTCAAAGATGCTGTCTATTCCATTCCTATTTAGTCGGCACCAGGACCTGATGGGTTTTCCGAGCCATTGgtattatcataaataattaaaaaaaaaatcaatttatttgCCTGATGTCCCAACAATCCACAGCTGAACGATTTTGCTTATGACTCTTTCAAATGCCATCGTCATAATAAATTGGAAATGTCTTTCCATTTAACTAATCAGCACAGCATTAATTCAATTTAAATGCATTACGTTAATACTTTAATTGAGAATGacaaatttaaaatgttttaatttgatatttgaaattttataagaaaaattttaaatataagttCACACATcacacaccacatttttttttattttttttatttatcaaatatttggtatataaataatgagtagaaaaattcaattaatttaagaataacaaactaaaaaatttaaatttttttaaaaaaataaaaaaataagtgatgTGTAGACTTATGTGTAGCACAGCTCATTCCATAAACCAAATCAACGTGTGTCGACATTATACTGGTAAGTAGCTTTTCctttaatattttgatttatttcatgGTTATCTTTTTTCTATCTATTTTGGGAATCTTATAGTCTTTATCACAAATAACAATATAATTAAGTAGTTCGATATtgattaggggtgggcagcggggccccgttacccgctgccccgcgccgttcgccccgcccctgCATAGGGCGGGGAGGGGCATCCACACCGTTAGGgccggggcggggccccccggccAGTATGGTTTTTCCCCAGCGGAGGTGGGGGACGGGGACGGacccccccggtccgtttttcccccgccccgcccctcTCTCCTACCTTCCCTGAGTTCCCTCTGCTTCGTACTCCGATCCCCATGACTCACCCTGACGCTGATGCCACGGACGCGTCCAGCGATGAGGACGATGATTTCTTGGGCCGGCAACGTGTGAAGCGGTACGTCGAGGAGATCAACATCGAGTCCGGCAATGTGTGAAGCGGTACCTGGGATTCCACCAAGACCGACTTTAAACTCCTGGGCTTCTGTTCCGTTCCAAGTTCCAACCatttttgctttttaatttgtcatttttaacCCTAAAAAAAGGGTTATTTATTGTGGGTCTTCTGTATGCCGATTGCTCTCTCGGTGGGCATCAACCAGAGGGAAACAGCCGCAGCGGCAGCAGTCGAGGAGATCAACATCGAGTCCGACCAGCCGGAGGCCACTGAAGGTGGCTCCGTCGAATTGCAAGAAGTTCCGAGGAGTGGGCCGCCGAGATTTGAGATCCCACAAGACGTGTACAGGGGGCcggacggattgcccccccaccctgtaccccgtcatgcgggacggggtaccccgcccccgcacaccggggGCTGGGGACGGAGGGGATTTttcccatccgccccatgcgggggcggggggcggggcgggggggggggggggggggggaggctaccccgcaccgtatggtgcgggtagcacccctaatatTGATCTATCTTCTTCAAGAGCGTCTCACTTCTAGAAAATGAatggatttttcttttcttttcccgtGATTTTTCAatgcaaattatatttttcacgcCCAACAATCTAATGCCATTTTATTATACATAAACTGGGATAGAGAAGAGTCATTGTCACATGTTTTGTGTTACTTGGCCATCTTCCTAAACCTATCTGTACAGAAACAAATCAGGCAGAATGATTCGAATACTgcttctgttttcttgaacacaTGCACTTCGCCTTAGTATCCATGAGCGTCTGCAGAAAAACCAAAAGACATTGGTAAGTTGGTTTTAAGATACATGTGAGGTGTTGTTGTGTCAAAAGATCCATGTGGGTTTTATGTAAGGATGGTGTCTTTCACATTACCTGGACCTGTTTCTGTAGGTCTTTAATGTACTCCACTGCCAATTCTAACATATCTGCTGTGTTGGTTTGCTGCGAATGGaataacaaaaacaagaaattgAGTTCATAGCAAACAGATTTGACATTCATAAGTAAAAACATACATGGTAGAAACTACCTTGTCCATATTTGGGAAAAGCTCTTGCAGCTTCCTCATCCTTTCACTAATACGTGTTCTTCTCACCTGATGTAACATATCTCAAAATGTCATGATATCATATATATCCAAGCTAATCAAGTGAAGCGAATcctcattaaaataaaatggtaGACATGCACTTGAACCCCGAAACTAATATCGAACAACATCAGTAAATTAAAAGACGAGATTTACCCTCTCTGCAATGCTTCGAGGGTGAGTGGCGCAGCCTCTTTTGGCTCGAATTTTACAAGGCACAGAACCTTGAAATTGCAAGAACTTTTCTATAGTGGCCATCTCAGTGGAAGTCTTGGGCAAACTCAAATGATGAGTTAAACCGTGGATTCTGCTTCCGGGTCCTGGGTTCtgttgaataaaatatcaattacATGATAGGATAAGCAAAGTGCGGATTGCCAAACAGAAAGcggaaaaaatttaaatcgaGTAGCCAGTATTACCTGAATATCTGATGCATTGGAAGATGGAAACACATTAACCTTATCGTCTCTGGCTCTGCTTAGGCTGTTGAATGTGGATCCATTCCAAGTATCGTTTGTGAAGTTGCGAATGTAGTGTTGATTGCTATCATTTGCTAAGGTTTGATCCTCTTGACTCATTATTATTTCATTCCCAATTTCAGCAACCTGAGGCAAACGTGTTGAGCATGAAGATTGCCCGTTTGAGAAGCTTATTTGATCATTCCTCATCACACCGAAACCTGTTAGGCATTAAAAGATATTCAGCTTTCTATCTTAAAGAGTATGAAATAGAAATGCTCAAATTCTGaagattagaaaagaaaatcaaagaaacaaagttGGCGTCAAATTGAAGCTTCGCAACTTAATTTATCATAATTAAtaattcttaaataaaattGACGCTACAGCTAGTTGCTAGTAGTCCTCCCAATCTTCCTCTAAACATTTCCCCACTTCTAATATTCATTACATGGAAATTCGTTCACCCAAGAACCCACTGAAAGAGGAAGGAAAGAGAAGTCTAAAACTCAATCCTCTTTCCTTCAAAAGTTGTAGAGATCCCTTCTTGCTCCTAGCTGAGTTCAATTGCTTGAGTCTTTCCAAGGATTTGAAAGAGAAAACCCAatatgtttggttgctgaggaTTTCATATAGGAAGTGTAGGAAAAGATTTTACTCACAAGCCTAAATCAGCTTATTCGGCCTAGTTATGGTGAATACTATTTAAGGGAAATAAaggaatttattcataaaagacGCCGTGCTTTATTTCTCAGCATCACAAACACAGACAGCATAAAACAGATAAAGAAAGGGCATAAATTCGAGTGAGAGCAAATAAATAAGCATGAATACCATTTTCTATGGCTAGGTCGGAGAAAAGACCAGCTGGAGGGCTACTTTGCCTAACAAGAAGGGATCGATTTCCTGCACCCAGTTTCGATTTCATCAAATTCTCTAATCCAACAGAGTTCGCCCCAGTAAAGGAGCCATCATAATTAGTCCCCGCAGACACTgaattatgattttgaaaagCTCGAACTTGTTGATCAGCTTGGTAAACCATCTGAGAGGCGGAATCGGCCGAGCCGTTGCACGATGACATGAACCTTGCCAACATGGTCTCCACCTCGGGACTCGATGGTCGAAGATACCGACAATTCTCACATCCAACACCATCGCCGCCATTGCTGCCATCAACAAGGCCGTTGAGCAATGCGCTCGGAGTTAGGCTAGAATTATGCTGGTGATTTTGCTGCTCATGCAGTTGTTGTTGGTAAATAATATTCGAGTCCATGGGGTGGTTCCTTCTCAGCTCCCCATCTGAATATTTGAAAGTTGGACTGTACAAAAGACTCATACTTGCCTTTCTTGCAGATTCCTGAGGACAATCAATAATTATATTTCCATACGTTCCAAGGTAAGCTTTATTAACTTACAGACAAGTTCAAAGtaggataaaaatataaacctgAATTGCTTTGACAAAATCAAAAACTGTGCTCGCTTGGACTTCAAAAGTTGCTAAACCAAACCCAAAAGCTGCcaaaaagagaagggaaaatcaataaaaaccTTAAATTCAGCCGCCAAAAATGATACAAATAAAGACCTGCTTGCATTTACACAGGTTTTAGAACACTCCAATTTTGACGCAGAGTTGAGAGCCATTGGAGCTCCAAAATTGATGATGTCGCCAAGTCAAGTAGATCGAGCTTAATTTCTGAGTCGTGTATGAATCACTTGCAAATTGGTcggagagaggaagaagagaggAATTGCTCTGAAAGAAGGAAGCAACAGAAACCAACAATGCTGTCTCTCAGGGCAGGACAATATGTACTAGAATTGCTTTACATGTACCCTTTGTTTTTTGACTTTATTACGGGAATGCACCGGGGCATAATGAATTAAGAATGTGGTCCTTATTTGACATCATGTCATTGTTTGAGTTGACCGGGATTAAAatcctttaatttaatttaatttaataaaaatagggGAATGGGTTTTGAGGATGTTggtaaacaaattaaattatgaaaatgtgtgttaaaaaaaatgggGGTGTGTATGCAGTGCAGTTGTATTAATAAGTAGATAGAATTAAGTTATGAAATTAAGCAAAGTACGTAGGTTATCTTGAAAGCATGCGTCGGTGTGTTTATGATCACAAGGGATAAGATGCTTTAATTTGCTTGCGGCCGAagcgactatatatatatatatacaagaatgCATATATTGGaatgatatatatacattattatAATGTGCGTTTAAATATAATGTGTGTTTTCATGTGGCTATATTggaatgatatatattatatatacatataatgtgTGTTTACATATAATGTGTGTTTTCAtgtggctatatatatatatatatatttaacgtaagcatatatatatatatatataaaatttcatgatggggtttttcttttcttctgcgCCCTTACGTACGTGAAGGGCACCAGTCGTTGAATGGATAAGTCTAAGGcgttttaaagttttaaagaaCAAGTACAACTCATTGTTTGATGATGATCAGTACATACGTACGTAGTaccctttttcttctttaatttacggtattatttactttatatatataattagtgatctgatctttaattaattaactaattagTTCCTCTTAGATTTGTAG includes:
- the LOC122292078 gene encoding ras-related protein RABA4c, encoding MLGQGNYNQKIDYVLKVVMIGDSAVGKSQLLARFTRNEFSLESKATIGVEFQTKTLLIDHKTVKAQIWDTAGQERYRAVTSAYYRGAVGAMLVYDITKRQSFDHVTRWLEELRGHADKNIVIMLIGNKTDLGSLRAVPTEDAKEFAQRESLFFMETSALEATNVESAFLTILTEIYRIISKKSLVANDESESGGASSLLTGTKIVVPGQDPEPQRRFNCCGSL
- the LOC122292076 gene encoding transcription factor bHLH130-like isoform X2, with translation MSLLYSPTFKYSDGELRRNHPMDSNIIYQQQLHEQQNHQHNSSLTPSALLNGLVDGSNGGDGVGCENCRYLRPSSPEVETMLARFMSSCNGSADSASQMVYQADQQVRAFQNHNSVSAGTNYDGSFTGANSVGLENLMKSKLGAGNRSLLVRQSSPPAGLFSDLAIENGFGVMRNDQISFSNGQSSCSTRLPQVAEIGNEIIMSQEDQTLANDSNQHYIRNFTNDTWNGSTFNSLSRARDDKVNVFPSSNASDIQNPGPGSRIHGLTHHLSLPKTSTEMATIEKFLQFQGSVPCKIRAKRGCATHPRSIAERVRRTRISERMRKLQELFPNMDKQTNTADMLELAVEYIKDLQKQVQTLMDTKAKCMCSRKQKQYSNHSA
- the LOC122292076 gene encoding transcription factor bHLH130-like isoform X1, with protein sequence MQAAFGFGLATFEVQASTVFDFVKAIQESARKASMSLLYSPTFKYSDGELRRNHPMDSNIIYQQQLHEQQNHQHNSSLTPSALLNGLVDGSNGGDGVGCENCRYLRPSSPEVETMLARFMSSCNGSADSASQMVYQADQQVRAFQNHNSVSAGTNYDGSFTGANSVGLENLMKSKLGAGNRSLLVRQSSPPAGLFSDLAIENGFGVMRNDQISFSNGQSSCSTRLPQVAEIGNEIIMSQEDQTLANDSNQHYIRNFTNDTWNGSTFNSLSRARDDKVNVFPSSNASDIQNPGPGSRIHGLTHHLSLPKTSTEMATIEKFLQFQGSVPCKIRAKRGCATHPRSIAERVRRTRISERMRKLQELFPNMDKQTNTADMLELAVEYIKDLQKQVQTLMDTKAKCMCSRKQKQYSNHSA